The following are from one region of the Prevotella communis genome:
- a CDS encoding DEAD/DEAH box helicase, whose amino-acid sequence MTFEETYLNDNILDALYDMHFEEMTPIQERCIPEILDGHDVLGVAQTGTGKTAAYLLPILSMLDDGGFPEDAINCIVMSPTRELAQQIDQSMEGFSYYLENVSSIAVYGGNDGSRFDQEIKSLRGGAPVVIATPGRLLSHLKVGNLDLSRTSFFVLDEADRMLDMGFMEDILQINKLLPDTCQKVMFSATMPDKIRELAVSLLKNPVEVKLKVSRPAEKIHQMAYICYEPQKVRIIEDIFKKGDLKRVIIFCGKKEKVKEINRTLQKMKINCAPMHSDLTQQERDDVMYRFKAGQVDVLVATDIVARGIDIDDIGMVINYDVPHDSEDYVHRIGRTARAARDGEAITFVSDADFRFFKPIEHFLQKDIEKLPLPEGLGEGPDYATYKSNKPKKSHGSHKSRKPHRGGHKGHSSGTQFAGKPSNQQKERK is encoded by the coding sequence ATGACATTTGAAGAAACATATCTCAACGATAATATCCTTGATGCGCTGTACGACATGCACTTCGAGGAGATGACACCCATTCAGGAGCGATGCATCCCCGAAATCCTTGATGGTCACGACGTGCTGGGCGTAGCTCAGACGGGTACTGGTAAGACAGCCGCCTATCTGTTGCCTATTCTCTCCATGCTCGACGACGGCGGATTCCCCGAGGATGCCATCAACTGTATTGTGATGTCGCCCACCCGCGAACTGGCCCAGCAGATTGACCAGTCGATGGAGGGCTTTTCCTACTACCTGGAGAATGTGAGCAGCATCGCCGTCTATGGCGGTAACGACGGTTCGCGTTTCGACCAGGAGATTAAGAGTCTGCGTGGCGGTGCCCCTGTGGTCATTGCTACCCCCGGCCGCCTGCTCAGTCACCTGAAGGTGGGCAACCTCGACCTCTCGCGTACATCCTTCTTTGTATTAGACGAGGCCGACCGTATGCTCGACATGGGATTCATGGAGGACATCCTGCAAATCAACAAGCTGTTGCCCGACACCTGTCAGAAGGTGATGTTCTCGGCCACCATGCCCGACAAGATCCGCGAGCTGGCCGTATCGCTGCTGAAGAATCCCGTGGAGGTGAAGCTCAAGGTGAGCCGTCCTGCCGAGAAGATCCACCAGATGGCCTATATCTGTTACGAACCCCAGAAGGTGCGTATCATCGAGGATATCTTCAAGAAGGGCGACCTGAAGCGCGTCATTATCTTCTGTGGCAAGAAAGAAAAGGTGAAGGAGATCAACCGCACCCTTCAGAAGATGAAGATCAACTGTGCCCCGATGCACTCCGACCTCACCCAGCAGGAACGCGACGACGTGATGTATCGCTTCAAGGCCGGACAGGTGGATGTGCTGGTGGCAACCGACATTGTGGCACGAGGCATTGATATCGACGATATCGGTATGGTTATCAACTACGACGTGCCCCATGACAGCGAGGACTACGTACACCGCATCGGTCGTACGGCACGTGCTGCCCGCGATGGTGAGGCCATCACCTTTGTGAGCGATGCCGATTTCCGCTTCTTCAAGCCCATCGAGCATTTCCTGCAGAAGGATATCGAGAAGCTCCCCTTGCCCGAAGGACTGGGCGAAGGTCCCGACTATGCGACCTACAAGAGCAACAAGCCAAAGAAGTCGCACGGCTCCCATAAGTCCCGCAAGCCCCATAGAGGTGGCCATAAGGGTCATTCCTCTGGCACGCAATTTGCAGGAAAGCCTTCAAACCAACAGAAAGAAAGGAAGTAA
- the dinB gene encoding DNA polymerase IV, which translates to MKIIHVDMDQFFAAVEQRDNPELKGKPIAVGHDAERGVVSTASYEARRFGVHSAQSIQVAKRLCPQLIIVEPHFQRYKEVSVQLHGIFHDYTDLIEPISLDEAFLDVTENKKGIDLGVEIAREIKQRILETTGLTASAGVSYCKFLAKIASDWRKPDGLTVIHPDRALDFIAQLKVEKIWGVGNKTAEKMHRMGIFTGADLRKVSLARLNQEFGKMGSVFHDFANGIDTRPVISEWERKSVSCERTFEKDIFDNAAVTIHLYHTVLELVRRIEKADFEGHTLTLKVKFQDFQQITRSVTVDYILRTKEDILPLAKQLMGDVEFHSHPIRLLGLGVANQKSSTVHEDPRWVELELEFEPWPEA; encoded by the coding sequence ATGAAGATTATTCATGTGGACATGGACCAGTTCTTTGCGGCTGTAGAACAGCGTGACAATCCAGAACTGAAAGGCAAGCCAATAGCTGTTGGCCACGATGCAGAGCGTGGTGTGGTCTCAACAGCAAGCTATGAGGCACGTCGTTTCGGCGTTCATTCTGCCCAGTCCATACAGGTGGCCAAAAGACTCTGTCCGCAGCTCATCATCGTGGAACCGCATTTCCAGCGGTATAAGGAGGTGTCGGTGCAGTTACATGGAATATTTCACGATTATACGGATCTCATCGAACCAATCTCGCTTGACGAGGCATTCCTTGATGTGACGGAGAATAAGAAAGGAATTGATTTGGGTGTTGAGATAGCAAGGGAAATCAAGCAGCGCATTTTGGAGACGACAGGACTGACTGCCTCTGCTGGCGTGAGTTACTGCAAGTTCCTGGCAAAAATTGCCTCTGACTGGCGTAAACCGGATGGCTTGACAGTTATCCATCCTGACCGGGCTTTGGATTTCATCGCTCAACTGAAGGTGGAGAAGATTTGGGGTGTTGGCAACAAGACGGCTGAGAAGATGCACCGCATGGGCATCTTTACCGGAGCAGACTTGAGAAAGGTGTCACTTGCTCGTTTGAATCAGGAATTTGGTAAGATGGGCAGCGTGTTCCACGATTTTGCCAACGGCATTGATACACGCCCCGTCATATCTGAATGGGAGCGCAAATCGGTCAGCTGTGAACGGACTTTTGAGAAGGATATCTTCGACAATGCTGCTGTCACCATCCATCTGTATCATACAGTCCTGGAGCTAGTACGCCGAATTGAGAAGGCTGACTTTGAAGGGCATACCTTGACACTCAAAGTAAAATTCCAAGACTTTCAGCAAATCACACGCAGCGTAACTGTTGATTATATCCTCAGGACAAAGGAAGATATTCTTCCATTGGCTAAACAACTGATGGGCGATGTAGAATTTCATTCGCATCCCATCCGTTTGTTAGGACTAGGAGTAGCCAACCAAAAGTCTTCAACTGTTCACGAGGATCCCCGTTGGGTGGAACTTGAACTAGAGTTCGAACCGTGGCCAGAGGCTTAG
- a CDS encoding ABC-F family ATP-binding cassette domain-containing protein — MITVTNLAIQFGKKVLYKDVNLKFTSGNIYGIIGANGAGKSTLLRAISGELEPNKGTIEMLPGERMSVLEQDHFKYDEFSVMNTVLMGHQPLWENMKEREALYAKPEMSEEDGVRAAELEMAFAEMNGWEAESEAAQLLQNLGIKEDMHYAQMSDISNNEKVRVMLAKALFGHPDNLLLDEPTNDLDLDTVQWLEEYLSGLEQCVLVVSHDRHFLDAVSTQTVDIDFGKVTLFSGNYSFWYESSQLALRQAQNQKMKAEEKRKQLEEFIRRFSANVAKSKQTTSRKKMLEKLNVEEITPSTRKYPGIIFQMEREPGTQILEVEGLKAVDADGTVLFDNVNFTIEKGQKTVFLSHNPKAMTALFEIINGNREAQAGTYKWGVTITTAYLPLDNTDFFQSEMNLVDWLSQWGPGNEVTMKSFLGRMLFKEEDVLKHVNVLSGGEKMRCMIARMQLKNANCLILDTPTNHLDLESIQAFNNNLIQFKGNILFASHDHEFINTVADRIIELTPKGTIDKLMSYDDYIYDEAIKEQKAKMYE; from the coding sequence ATGATTACAGTAACCAATCTGGCGATTCAATTTGGTAAGAAGGTTCTCTACAAGGACGTGAACCTGAAGTTTACAAGTGGTAACATCTACGGCATCATCGGTGCCAACGGTGCCGGTAAGTCTACCCTGCTCCGTGCTATCAGCGGAGAGCTGGAGCCCAACAAGGGTACTATCGAGATGCTGCCTGGCGAGCGCATGAGTGTGCTTGAGCAGGACCACTTCAAATACGATGAATTCTCTGTGATGAACACGGTGCTGATGGGACATCAACCACTGTGGGAGAATATGAAGGAGCGCGAGGCCCTCTATGCCAAGCCCGAAATGAGCGAGGAGGATGGCGTGCGCGCAGCTGAACTGGAGATGGCGTTTGCCGAGATGAACGGCTGGGAAGCCGAGAGCGAGGCAGCCCAACTACTTCAGAACCTGGGTATCAAGGAAGATATGCACTATGCACAAATGTCAGATATCTCTAATAATGAGAAGGTACGTGTGATGCTGGCTAAGGCCCTCTTTGGCCACCCCGACAACCTGTTGCTCGACGAGCCCACCAACGACCTCGACCTCGACACCGTGCAGTGGCTTGAGGAGTACCTCAGCGGCCTGGAGCAGTGTGTGCTCGTGGTCTCTCACGACCGTCACTTCCTCGATGCCGTCTCTACCCAGACCGTAGATATCGACTTCGGCAAGGTGACCCTCTTCTCTGGTAACTACTCCTTCTGGTACGAGTCCAGTCAGCTGGCTCTGCGCCAGGCCCAGAACCAGAAGATGAAGGCCGAGGAGAAGCGCAAGCAGCTCGAGGAATTCATCCGTCGTTTCTCTGCCAACGTGGCAAAATCAAAGCAAACCACTTCTCGAAAGAAGATGCTCGAAAAGCTTAATGTTGAGGAGATTACACCCTCTACACGTAAGTATCCCGGCATCATCTTCCAGATGGAGCGCGAGCCTGGTACACAGATTCTCGAGGTAGAAGGACTGAAGGCCGTAGATGCCGATGGCACCGTCCTCTTCGACAACGTGAACTTCACCATCGAGAAGGGTCAGAAGACCGTGTTCCTGTCTCACAACCCCAAGGCTATGACCGCCCTCTTCGAGATTATCAATGGCAACCGTGAGGCCCAGGCCGGTACCTATAAGTGGGGTGTTACCATCACCACCGCCTACCTGCCCCTCGACAATACCGATTTCTTCCAGAGCGAGATGAACCTCGTCGACTGGCTCAGCCAGTGGGGACCCGGCAACGAAGTCACCATGAAGTCGTTCCTCGGTCGTATGCTCTTCAAGGAAGAGGACGTGCTGAAGCATGTCAACGTGCTCAGCGGTGGTGAGAAGATGCGTTGTATGATTGCCCGCATGCAGTTGAAGAATGCCAACTGTCTGATTCTCGACACCCCCACCAACCACCTCGACCTGGAGTCTATTCAGGCCTTCAACAACAACCTGATCCAGTTCAAGGGCAACATCCTCTTTGCCTCTCACGACCACGAGTTCATCAATACCGTGGCCGACCGCATCATCGAGCTCACGCCTAAGGGCACCATCGACAAGCTCATGAGCTATGATGACTATATCTACGACGAGGCCATCAAGGAGCAGAAAGCCAAGATGTACGAATAA
- a CDS encoding LptF/LptG family permease, with protein MKNLLARIFPRLDRYIISKFIGTYIYSIILIISISIVFDFNENLNKFATYHAPWTAIVFDYYANFVPYFANLFSPLFVFIAVIFFTSKLAGNSEIIAMLSAGASFKRLLRPYMFSAAIIAAVNFYLGAYVIPHGNVVRLNFETQYKNKRRVTSASNVQLQVAPNVIAYLQQYDNTTRRGYGFSLDHFEDKKLVSHMTANVIQYDTISDSRYHWKALNYKIRTLKGLREKIQTGTEIDTMIMMEPMDLIFNTDQQETFTSPELKRYISKQQERGSQNVIQYEVEYHKRIATSFASFILTLIGASLSARKRKGGMGLSLGIGLALSFSYILLQTISATFAINAGMPALLAAWIPNMIFAVIAYFCYRLAPD; from the coding sequence ATGAAGAATCTATTGGCACGTATCTTTCCGCGACTGGATCGCTATATTATCAGTAAGTTCATAGGTACTTATATCTATTCTATCATACTGATAATCAGTATTAGTATAGTATTCGACTTCAACGAGAACTTAAACAAGTTTGCCACGTATCACGCACCTTGGACGGCTATCGTTTTCGACTACTATGCCAACTTCGTGCCATACTTTGCCAACCTCTTCTCGCCCCTGTTTGTCTTTATTGCCGTCATCTTCTTCACGTCAAAGTTGGCCGGCAATTCCGAGATCATCGCCATGCTCTCGGCAGGTGCCAGTTTCAAGCGCTTGTTGCGCCCCTACATGTTCTCTGCTGCTATTATTGCCGCCGTCAACTTCTACCTGGGCGCCTACGTCATTCCCCATGGCAACGTGGTGCGACTGAATTTCGAGACGCAGTATAAGAACAAGCGCCGTGTCACCTCAGCCAGTAATGTGCAGTTGCAGGTGGCACCCAATGTGATTGCCTATCTGCAGCAATACGACAATACCACCCGCCGCGGCTATGGCTTCTCGCTCGACCATTTCGAGGACAAGAAACTGGTGAGTCATATGACGGCCAACGTGATTCAGTATGACACCATCTCCGATTCCCGATACCATTGGAAGGCCTTGAACTACAAGATTCGTACGCTGAAGGGACTGCGCGAGAAGATTCAGACGGGCACGGAGATCGACACGATGATTATGATGGAGCCGATGGACCTGATATTCAATACCGACCAGCAGGAGACGTTCACCTCGCCCGAACTGAAACGCTATATCTCCAAGCAGCAGGAGCGCGGCTCGCAGAATGTGATACAGTATGAGGTGGAGTACCACAAGCGCATAGCCACCTCGTTTGCATCCTTTATCCTCACCTTGATAGGTGCCTCCCTCTCTGCCCGCAAGCGCAAGGGCGGCATGGGACTCTCTCTCGGCATCGGCCTGGCTCTGTCGTTCTCGTATATCCTCTTGCAGACCATCAGCGCCACCTTTGCTATCAATGCCGGCATGCCTGCTCTCCTGGCAGCATGGATTCCCAATATGATTTTCGCCGTCATAGCATACTTCTGCTATCGACTGGCACCAGATTAA
- a CDS encoding pyridoxamine 5'-phosphate oxidase family protein, whose product MVSEMFDKAIQFLKDHKEIALATSEGNLPKLRIFQIMKQEGHVLYFATSAKKAVWHELRQNPNVEILAYEGNISVRCSGMVNFNVDDDVKRWIYEHNDVLSRLYTSYDQMEYFCLPIAEMDYYDLSPTPPVFQHFDLIAGEVGQGFVGERFQKK is encoded by the coding sequence ATGGTAAGCGAGATGTTCGACAAAGCTATTCAGTTTCTGAAAGACCACAAAGAGATTGCCCTTGCAACCAGCGAGGGCAATCTGCCAAAGTTACGCATCTTCCAGATTATGAAGCAGGAAGGGCATGTGCTTTACTTTGCTACTTCTGCCAAGAAAGCCGTTTGGCACGAGTTACGCCAGAATCCCAATGTTGAAATACTGGCCTATGAAGGTAATATCTCTGTTCGGTGTTCAGGGATGGTGAACTTTAATGTGGATGATGATGTAAAGCGGTGGATCTACGAGCATAACGATGTGCTTTCACGACTCTATACGAGCTATGACCAGATGGAATACTTTTGTCTGCCAATAGCAGAGATGGACTATTATGATTTATCTCCAACACCACCTGTATTTCAGCATTTTGACCTCATTGCAGGCGAGGTTGGACAAGGCTTCGTTGGTGAAAGATTCCAGAAAAAATGA
- a CDS encoding ATP-dependent Clp protease ATP-binding subunit produces MTSQFSPKVSEILAFSREEAARLSSTSVTPEHLLLGMMRQNDGPVSDVFKRLNINKEDIKFSLEMNVQQSEGFIHPENPDNLELNDNASNILKLAVLEARLQHVESVDLQHVLLAILHDRGNNGARKVLEEHNMNYDNVQDILKPKDVQNPTQTPQASQPAPTPQPQDALMLPEDDEEESLYKKNERTSNTTTDKPKEKSKTPVLDNFSTDLTKAALDGKLDPCVGREQEIQRVMEILGRRKKNNPILIGEPGVGKSAIVEGLAQLIAQRKCSPMFFNKRIVSLDMTGVVAGTKYRGQFEERIRALLKEIEQNPNIIVFIDEIHTIIGAGSTPGSMDAANIMKPALARGTIQCIGATTLDEYRNSIEKDGALERRFQKVLVEPTNVEQTLQILYNVKDRYEEHHHVTFTDDAIRACVTLTERYITDRAQPDKAIDAMDETGARVHLKNAQIPPEIEAIEKQLDEVKNKKHEAVVNQNYELAASYRDNQVQLEQQLAEVQRTWTEDNNEKRQTVTEAEVSDVVSMMTGIPVQRMAENEGVRLKNMAPTLKSCVIAQDNAIDKMVKAIQRNRVGLKAPNHPIGAFMFLGPTGVGKTYLAKKLAEQMFGSADALIRVDMSEYTESFNVSRLIGAPPGYVGYEEGGQLTERVRRKPYSIVLLDEIEKAHGNVFNLLLQVLDEGRLTDGNGRFVDFRNTVIIMTSNAGTRQLKEFGNGIGFTASTFGLNMNEKDREHARSIVQKALSKQFSPEFLNRLDEIITFDQLDLDAIKRIIDVELKSVFKRIGDMGYQIQLSDAAKEFVATKGYDVQFGARPLKRAIQNYIEDGICELILADTISQGDTIAIDKHPEKEELKFEVLKNKVSRKETK; encoded by the coding sequence ATGACAAGTCAATTTTCACCAAAAGTCTCAGAGATACTCGCCTTTTCACGTGAAGAGGCCGCACGCCTGTCAAGCACCAGCGTGACCCCGGAACATCTCCTTCTGGGCATGATGCGACAGAACGACGGTCCTGTGAGCGATGTATTCAAAAGACTGAATATCAACAAAGAAGACATCAAATTCTCCCTGGAGATGAATGTGCAGCAGAGTGAAGGATTCATTCACCCTGAGAACCCGGATAATCTGGAGCTCAACGATAACGCATCCAACATCCTGAAGCTGGCCGTTCTCGAGGCCCGCCTGCAGCACGTAGAGTCTGTAGACCTGCAGCACGTGCTGTTGGCTATCCTGCACGACCGTGGTAACAACGGTGCCAGGAAGGTGTTGGAAGAGCACAATATGAACTACGACAACGTGCAGGATATCCTGAAGCCAAAGGATGTCCAGAATCCGACACAGACACCACAGGCGTCACAGCCTGCTCCGACGCCCCAGCCCCAGGATGCCCTGATGCTGCCCGAGGACGACGAGGAAGAGTCTCTGTACAAAAAGAATGAGCGAACCTCCAACACCACCACCGACAAGCCCAAGGAGAAATCAAAGACTCCCGTACTTGATAATTTCTCTACCGACCTGACGAAGGCTGCCCTCGACGGCAAACTCGACCCATGTGTCGGTCGTGAACAGGAGATACAGCGCGTGATGGAGATTCTGGGTCGCCGCAAGAAGAATAACCCCATCCTGATTGGCGAGCCCGGTGTGGGCAAGAGTGCCATCGTGGAGGGACTGGCCCAGCTCATTGCCCAGCGCAAGTGCTCACCCATGTTCTTCAACAAGCGGATTGTGAGCCTCGACATGACGGGCGTCGTGGCAGGTACCAAGTACCGCGGACAGTTTGAGGAGCGTATCCGTGCCCTGCTCAAGGAGATTGAACAGAACCCCAATATCATCGTCTTCATCGACGAGATCCACACCATCATCGGTGCCGGCAGCACGCCTGGCAGTATGGATGCTGCCAATATCATGAAACCTGCGCTGGCACGCGGCACTATCCAGTGTATTGGTGCCACCACGCTCGACGAGTACCGCAACAGCATTGAGAAGGACGGAGCCCTGGAGCGCCGTTTCCAAAAGGTGCTCGTAGAACCTACCAATGTGGAGCAGACCCTGCAGATTCTCTATAATGTCAAGGACCGCTACGAGGAGCACCATCATGTAACCTTTACCGATGATGCCATCCGCGCATGTGTCACTTTGACAGAGCGTTATATCACCGACCGAGCCCAGCCCGACAAGGCTATCGACGCCATGGACGAGACTGGCGCGCGCGTACATTTAAAGAATGCGCAGATTCCACCTGAAATCGAGGCTATCGAGAAGCAGTTGGACGAGGTGAAAAACAAGAAGCACGAGGCTGTGGTCAATCAGAACTACGAACTGGCAGCCAGCTATCGCGATAACCAGGTGCAACTGGAACAGCAGTTGGCCGAGGTGCAGAGAACCTGGACAGAGGACAATAACGAGAAACGTCAGACGGTAACTGAAGCCGAGGTCTCTGACGTGGTATCGATGATGACCGGCATCCCCGTGCAGCGTATGGCCGAGAACGAGGGTGTGCGCCTGAAGAATATGGCACCCACGCTCAAGTCGTGCGTCATTGCCCAGGATAATGCCATCGACAAGATGGTGAAGGCTATCCAGCGCAACCGTGTGGGCCTGAAAGCCCCCAACCATCCCATCGGCGCCTTCATGTTCCTTGGTCCTACGGGTGTGGGTAAGACCTACCTCGCCAAGAAACTTGCAGAACAGATGTTTGGCTCTGCCGATGCCCTGATTCGTGTGGACATGAGCGAATATACCGAGTCCTTCAACGTGTCGCGCCTCATTGGTGCGCCTCCGGGCTATGTAGGTTATGAGGAGGGCGGACAGCTCACCGAGCGCGTGCGCCGCAAGCCCTACTCTATCGTGCTGCTCGACGAGATTGAGAAGGCCCACGGCAACGTGTTCAACCTCCTGTTGCAGGTGCTCGACGAAGGACGCCTGACCGATGGCAACGGCCGTTTCGTGGACTTCCGCAACACGGTGATTATCATGACCTCCAATGCCGGCACCCGCCAGCTCAAGGAGTTTGGCAACGGCATCGGCTTCACCGCCTCCACCTTTGGTCTGAATATGAACGAGAAAGACCGCGAGCACGCCCGCAGCATCGTGCAGAAGGCCCTCTCAAAACAGTTCTCGCCCGAGTTCCTCAACCGTCTCGACGAGATCATCACCTTCGACCAGCTCGACCTCGACGCCATCAAGCGTATCATCGACGTCGAACTGAAAAGTGTCTTTAAGCGCATCGGCGACATGGGCTACCAGATTCAGCTCAGCGATGCCGCTAAGGAATTTGTGGCCACCAAGGGCTATGACGTGCAGTTTGGTGCACGTCCCCTGAAGCGTGCCATCCAGAACTATATCGAGGACGGTATCTGCGAACTGATCCTTGCCGACACCATTTCCCAGGGCGACACCATCGCTATCGACAAGCATCCTGAGAAAGAGGAACTGAAATTTGAAGTATTAAAAAACAAAGTTAGTAGAAAAGAAACGAAATGA
- a CDS encoding cupin domain-containing protein: MKQIETIKSGKNFSAVSVGKMSEIIEHVLPMGPNVTIQGKVFAGQAVGATGSELSFQTLVPGQDSGFLHTHKTHEELYIILKGEGQYQVDGEIFPVSEGTIIRVAPDGKRALKNTGSENLTMLCIQYKANAFTEADSPMTDGVILQEELKW, from the coding sequence ATGAAACAGATTGAAACAATTAAGAGTGGAAAGAATTTCAGCGCAGTAAGCGTAGGTAAGATGAGTGAGATTATCGAGCACGTGCTCCCCATGGGACCGAACGTAACCATTCAGGGCAAGGTGTTCGCAGGTCAGGCCGTAGGTGCTACAGGCAGCGAACTGAGTTTCCAGACACTCGTTCCTGGTCAGGACAGCGGTTTCCTGCACACCCACAAGACTCACGAGGAACTTTACATTATCCTGAAGGGTGAAGGCCAGTATCAGGTGGATGGTGAGATCTTCCCTGTCAGCGAGGGCACCATCATCCGCGTCGCTCCCGATGGCAAGCGTGCGCTGAAGAACACGGGCAGCGAGAACCTGACTATGCTCTGCATCCAGTACAAGGCCAATGCCTTCACCGAGGCTGACAGCCCCATGACCGATGGTGTCATCCTGCAGGAAGAACTGAAATGGTAA